One genomic segment of Streptomyces sp. RerS4 includes these proteins:
- a CDS encoding helix-turn-helix transcriptional regulator has product MPGKNLDPSSSPRALLGAELRVARKRAGLSQAELGEPLFVSGSFIGQLEAGIRRMHLELARQIDEILGTDGFFARNCGAAAKSKYPDHFAAAAEAEALAISIREYAPQIIPGLLQTEAYARAIFRAYQPTATEEAIDELVTNRLERSAILDNKTTPLFWCVLDEAVLRRAGDDPKVLAAALRHIAKLIRANRIIVQVLPFSAGFHAGMDGSLKLMAFADAPPLAYVDGIGMGQLFDDPATVAKYTLTYDLLTASALSPSQSLALIESMAEEYENDQHA; this is encoded by the coding sequence ATGCCAGGAAAGAACCTGGACCCCTCGTCCTCCCCCCGCGCCCTCCTCGGCGCCGAACTCCGCGTGGCCCGCAAACGGGCGGGCCTGAGCCAGGCCGAACTCGGGGAACCCCTCTTCGTCAGCGGTTCGTTCATCGGCCAGTTGGAGGCCGGCATCCGCCGGATGCACCTCGAACTGGCCCGACAGATCGATGAAATCCTTGGCACGGACGGCTTCTTCGCCCGCAACTGCGGCGCGGCGGCCAAGTCCAAGTACCCCGACCACTTCGCGGCGGCGGCCGAGGCCGAAGCGCTGGCGATCTCCATCCGCGAGTACGCGCCGCAGATCATCCCGGGCCTGCTCCAGACGGAGGCGTACGCGCGGGCCATCTTCCGCGCCTACCAGCCGACGGCGACCGAGGAGGCGATCGACGAGCTGGTCACGAACCGGCTCGAAAGGTCGGCGATCCTGGACAATAAAACAACCCCGTTGTTTTGGTGCGTGCTTGACGAAGCGGTCCTCCGCCGCGCCGGGGACGACCCGAAGGTCCTGGCCGCCGCCCTGCGACACATCGCCAAGCTGATCCGCGCGAACCGGATCATCGTCCAAGTCCTGCCATTCAGTGCGGGCTTCCACGCGGGCATGGACGGCTCGCTCAAACTGATGGCCTTTGCGGACGCGCCGCCGCTCGCCTATGTTGACGGCATCGGGATGGGCCAGTTGTTCGACGATCCGGCCACAGTCGCCAAATACACCCTGACCTACGATCTGCTCACGGCCAGCGCGCTGTCCCCGAGCCAGTCCCTGGCCCTGATCGAGTCGATGGCGGAGGAGTACGAAAATGACCAACACGCCTGA
- the murQ gene encoding N-acetylmuramic acid 6-phosphate etherase codes for MTSHAALRAQLDTLTTEAFRPELADIDRLSTLEIARVMNAEDATVPTAVAGQLEAIAAAVDAIAVRMAAGGRLVYAGAGTAGRLGVLDASECPPTFNTDPARVVGLIAGGPSALLKAVEGAEDSRELAAEDLTALDIGPDDTVIGVSASGRTPYAIGAVDFARARGALTVGLSCNAGSALAAAADHGIEVVVGPELLTGSTRLKAGTAQKLVLNLISTVTMIRLGKTYGNLMVDVRASNEKLRARSRRIVALATGAADAEIEAALSTTDGEVKNAILVLLGGVDGPTAAKLLTAAGGHLRAALAEAGRQATLP; via the coding sequence GTGACCTCGCACGCCGCCCTCCGCGCCCAGCTCGACACCCTCACCACCGAGGCCTTCCGCCCCGAACTGGCCGACATCGACCGGCTCTCCACCCTGGAGATCGCCCGCGTCATGAACGCCGAGGACGCCACCGTCCCCACCGCCGTCGCCGGGCAGCTGGAGGCCATCGCCGCCGCCGTCGACGCGATCGCCGTACGCATGGCCGCGGGCGGCCGCCTCGTCTACGCGGGCGCCGGCACCGCCGGCCGGCTCGGCGTACTCGACGCCAGCGAATGCCCGCCCACCTTCAACACCGACCCCGCACGGGTCGTCGGCCTGATCGCGGGCGGCCCCTCCGCCCTGCTCAAGGCCGTCGAGGGCGCCGAGGACTCCCGCGAACTGGCCGCCGAGGACCTCACCGCCCTCGACATCGGCCCCGACGACACCGTGATCGGCGTCTCCGCCTCCGGCCGCACCCCGTACGCGATCGGCGCCGTCGACTTCGCCCGCGCCCGCGGCGCGCTCACCGTCGGCCTGTCCTGCAACGCCGGATCGGCGCTGGCCGCCGCCGCCGACCACGGCATCGAGGTCGTCGTCGGCCCCGAGCTGCTCACCGGCTCCACCCGCCTGAAGGCCGGCACCGCGCAAAAGCTCGTCCTGAACCTCATCTCGACGGTCACGATGATCCGCCTCGGCAAGACCTACGGGAACCTCATGGTCGACGTACGCGCCTCCAACGAGAAGCTGCGCGCCCGCTCCCGCCGCATCGTCGCCCTCGCCACCGGCGCCGCCGACGCCGAGATCGAGGCCGCGCTCAGCACCACCGACGGCGAGGTCAAGAACGCGATCCTCGTCCTGCTCGGCGGAGTCGACGGCCCCACCGCCGCCAAGCTGCTGACCGCCGCCGGGGGCCACCTGCGCGCCGCCCTCGCCGAAGCCGGCCGGCAGGCCACCCTCCCGTAG
- a CDS encoding PTS transporter subunit EIIC yields MSTDKNRATAAAILPLVGGPDNITSIAHCMTRLRIGLRDRSLVQDEALKAVPAVLGVVEDETYQIVLGPGAVARVTPEFEALVAQAQPDTPTAPAPKAVTADALAAQGQALKEARKARNATPFKLLLRRVANIFVPLIPALIGCGILAGLNGVLTNLGWLPTLVPALAAMASGFMSLIAVFVGFNTAKEFGGTPILGGAVAAIIVFPGVAKIEVFGEHLSPGQGGVLGALAAALLAVQVEKWCRKWVPETLDVLVTPTLTVLACGLVTLFGLMYVAGVVSTAIGDFAHWLLAAGGAFAGLVLGGLFLPLVMLGLHQALIPIHTTLIEESGYTVLLPILAMAGAGQVGAAIAVYYRLPRNGSIRATIKSALPAGFLGVGEPLIYGVSLPLGRPFVTACVGGAAGGAFIGLCNQLGVGFGSTAIGPSGWALFPLLDGTSAMAPTIAVYAGGLGVGYLVGFATTYFFGFTPQMLADLDTDPLPPATPATTEPTKEPALAP; encoded by the coding sequence ATGTCCACTGACAAGAACCGCGCCACAGCCGCCGCGATCCTTCCCCTGGTCGGCGGCCCGGACAACATCACCTCCATCGCCCACTGCATGACCCGTCTGCGCATCGGCCTGCGCGACCGCTCGCTCGTCCAGGACGAGGCCCTCAAGGCCGTCCCGGCGGTGCTGGGCGTGGTGGAGGACGAGACCTACCAGATCGTGCTCGGGCCGGGCGCCGTCGCCCGCGTCACCCCCGAGTTCGAGGCCCTCGTGGCGCAAGCGCAGCCCGATACCCCCACGGCTCCCGCCCCCAAGGCCGTCACCGCCGACGCACTCGCCGCCCAGGGCCAGGCGCTGAAGGAGGCGCGGAAGGCCCGGAACGCCACCCCCTTCAAGCTCCTCCTGCGCCGCGTCGCGAACATCTTCGTCCCGCTCATCCCCGCCCTCATCGGCTGCGGCATCCTCGCCGGCCTGAACGGCGTGCTCACCAACCTCGGTTGGCTGCCCACCCTCGTCCCCGCCCTCGCCGCCATGGCCTCCGGCTTCATGTCGCTGATCGCCGTGTTCGTCGGCTTCAACACCGCCAAGGAATTCGGCGGTACGCCCATCCTCGGCGGCGCCGTCGCCGCGATCATCGTCTTCCCGGGCGTCGCGAAGATCGAGGTGTTCGGCGAGCACCTCTCCCCCGGCCAGGGCGGCGTCCTCGGCGCGCTCGCGGCCGCGCTGCTCGCCGTCCAGGTGGAGAAGTGGTGCCGCAAGTGGGTCCCCGAGACCCTCGACGTGCTGGTCACTCCCACCCTGACCGTACTGGCCTGCGGCCTCGTCACCCTCTTCGGCCTGATGTACGTCGCCGGCGTCGTCTCCACCGCCATCGGCGACTTCGCCCACTGGCTGCTGGCCGCCGGCGGCGCCTTCGCCGGGCTGGTCCTCGGCGGGCTGTTCCTGCCACTGGTGATGCTGGGCCTGCACCAGGCCCTGATCCCCATCCACACCACCCTCATCGAGGAGTCCGGGTACACCGTCCTGCTGCCGATCCTCGCCATGGCCGGCGCCGGTCAGGTCGGCGCCGCCATCGCCGTCTACTACCGCCTCCCGCGCAACGGCTCGATCCGCGCCACCATCAAGTCCGCGCTCCCGGCCGGTTTCCTGGGCGTCGGCGAACCGCTGATCTACGGGGTCTCCCTGCCGCTGGGGCGGCCGTTCGTCACCGCCTGCGTCGGCGGGGCCGCCGGCGGGGCCTTCATCGGCCTCTGCAACCAGCTCGGCGTCGGCTTCGGCTCGACCGCCATCGGCCCCTCCGGCTGGGCCCTGTTCCCGCTGCTGGACGGCACCTCCGCGATGGCCCCGACGATCGCCGTCTACGCGGGCGGCCTCGGCGTCGGCTACCTCGTCGGCTTCGCCACCACGTACTTCTTCGGCTTCACCCCGCAGATGCTCGCCGACCTCGACACCGACCCCCTGCCACCGGCCACCCCCGCCACCACCGAACCGACGAAGGAACCGGCCCTGGCCCCGTGA
- a CDS encoding DUF4031 domain-containing protein has translation MTLYIDPPTWPGHGRMWSHLVSDVSYEELHAFAQSIGCPPRAFERDHYDVPSHRYADAVGAGAVEVGSKELVRRLTAAGLRRPKGRPAGS, from the coding sequence GTGACGCTGTACATCGACCCGCCGACCTGGCCGGGGCACGGCCGCATGTGGTCGCACCTGGTCAGCGACGTCTCGTACGAGGAGCTGCACGCCTTCGCCCAGTCCATCGGATGCCCGCCGCGCGCCTTCGAACGCGACCACTACGACGTGCCCTCGCACCGCTACGCGGACGCGGTGGGCGCCGGAGCGGTGGAGGTCGGCAGCAAGGAACTGGTCCGCCGCCTCACGGCCGCCGGCCTGCGCCGCCCGAAGGGCAGGCCGGCCGGCTCCTAG
- a CDS encoding Cmx/CmrA family chloramphenicol efflux MFS transporter: MPVAVYVLGLSVFALGTSEFMLSGLLPPIAEDMGVSIPQAGLLISAFAIGMVVGAPLLAVATLRLPRRTTLIALISLFGLGQIAGALAPTYGLLFASRVVSALACAGFWAVGAAVAIAMVDKDQRARAMAVMIGGLSIANVLGVPAGAFLGEHLGWRSAFWSVGAASAVALVGILALIPKIPLPAERPSLGRELRIYRDRQVWLAVGVTALAAGGVFCAFSYLSPLLTDVAGLDSGWVPWILGLFGVGALVGTTIGGRIADARLFGVMIWGITASTVFLAALAVLASHAAVAIALSFLLGVSAFFTAPALNARMFNVAGAAPTLAGATTTAAFNLGNTGGPWLGGTVIDAGLGFPATAWAGAAMTVTAIALTLIALRLHRRTPPPATRIVTSSTPATQTAKTARA; this comes from the coding sequence ATGCCCGTCGCCGTCTACGTCCTCGGCCTGTCCGTCTTCGCGCTCGGGACCAGCGAGTTCATGCTCTCCGGACTGCTCCCGCCCATCGCCGAGGACATGGGCGTGAGCATCCCGCAGGCCGGTCTGCTCATATCCGCCTTCGCGATCGGCATGGTCGTCGGCGCCCCGCTGCTCGCCGTCGCCACCCTGCGCCTGCCGCGCCGCACCACCCTCATCGCCCTCATCAGCCTCTTCGGCCTCGGGCAGATCGCCGGCGCCCTCGCCCCCACCTACGGGCTCCTCTTCGCCTCCCGCGTCGTCTCCGCCCTCGCCTGCGCCGGCTTCTGGGCCGTCGGCGCGGCCGTGGCCATCGCCATGGTCGACAAGGACCAGCGCGCCCGCGCCATGGCCGTCATGATCGGCGGGCTCTCCATCGCGAACGTCCTCGGCGTCCCCGCCGGCGCGTTCCTGGGCGAGCACCTCGGCTGGCGTTCCGCGTTCTGGTCGGTCGGAGCGGCCTCCGCCGTCGCCCTCGTCGGCATCCTCGCCCTGATCCCGAAGATCCCGCTGCCCGCCGAGCGCCCCTCCCTCGGCCGCGAGCTGCGCATCTACCGCGACCGCCAGGTGTGGCTGGCCGTCGGCGTCACCGCGCTCGCCGCCGGCGGCGTCTTCTGCGCCTTCAGCTACCTGTCACCGCTGCTCACCGACGTGGCCGGGCTCGACTCCGGCTGGGTCCCGTGGATCCTCGGCCTCTTCGGCGTCGGCGCCCTCGTCGGCACCACCATCGGCGGCCGGATCGCCGACGCGCGCCTGTTCGGCGTGATGATCTGGGGCATCACCGCCTCGACGGTCTTCCTCGCGGCCCTCGCCGTCCTGGCCTCCCACGCCGCCGTCGCGATCGCCCTGTCCTTCCTCCTCGGCGTCTCGGCGTTCTTCACCGCCCCCGCCCTCAACGCCCGCATGTTCAACGTGGCCGGCGCCGCCCCCACCCTGGCCGGAGCCACCACCACCGCCGCGTTCAACCTCGGCAACACCGGCGGCCCCTGGCTCGGCGGCACCGTCATCGACGCCGGCCTCGGCTTCCCCGCCACCGCCTGGGCGGGCGCCGCCATGACCGTCACCGCGATCGCCCTGACCCTGATCGCCCTACGCCTCCACCGCCGTACGCCGCCCCCCGCGACCCGGATCGTCACGTCCTCGACCCCCGCGACGCAGACCGCCAAGACCGCGCGCGCCTAG